The window CTTGACCCGGGATCCACATATGACATTTAGTGAAAAATAACTTGGTCTCTCTCTTTGATTTTCTTAAGCTTAACCTGCCCGGCGTTAACTTCAAGACAATAACGGTAGGGCTGTTTAGCTTTGATCGCTGTTTCAGAAAGGGGTTTAGCATGGGTCGCAACATCAACTATTTTGCCTTGCCCATCGATAAAAATTAAATCCAGCGACAAGTAAGTATCTTTCATCCAAAATGCAATCGTAGAATTTGCGGGAAACACAAACAGCATGCCTTCGTTTTCTGGCAAATAAGTTCTTTGACTTAACCCCTTCGTTTGCTCTTGATAAGTCATCGCCACTTCGACCTGATATTCAACCAATAATTTTTGTGTCTTACCATCAACAATAGTCAGCTTAATTTTTTCTAAAGCTAAAGCA of the Deltaproteobacteria bacterium genome contains:
- a CDS encoding DUF192 domain-containing protein: MRHRSPKALLSLFPGPSLSRRPSWGQRAWKPSGITGFPCPLIFTKSAAEPVLSEAKEQGLKRDFVKACSIQIVTLVFSLIFVLTNIGSAFALALEKIKLTIVDGKTQKLLVEYQVEVAMTYQEQTKGLSQRTYLPENEGMLFVFPANSTIAFWMKDTYLSLDLIFIDGQGKIVDVATHAKPLSETAIKAKQPYRYCLEVNAGQVKLKKIKERDQVIFH